Proteins from a single region of Salinigranum halophilum:
- a CDS encoding thioredoxin domain-containing protein, which translates to MDHAGRNRLDEEESPYLRQHADNPVHWQPWDEQALAEARERDVPVFLSIGYSACHWCHVMEEESFADEEVAAFLNDNFVPIKVDREERPDIDSVYMTICQRTTGRGGWPLSVWLTPDGRPFFVGTYFPPTARQGMPGFVDVLERLAESWEQDRDEIENRADQWSSLLRNELEETPDSGGEVSSEALSNATSAALRSADREHGGFGSSGPKFPQPSRLDLLMRSYVRTGRDEPLQVVTRTLDAMADGGLYDHLGGGFHRYATDRQWVVPHFEKMLYDNALLPRVYLGAYQLTGTERYAQVARETFAFLDRELSHPGGGFYSTLDARSGGEEGTFYVWTPEQVADVLDDEELVSLVCDHYGITPGGNFEGGSTVLTLAASLADLAEEYDAPVEEVRERLGEARDRLFAAREERVRPARDEKVLASWNGMAVSALAMGGRVLDETYTERAAEALAFVREELWDADERRLAHRYKDGDVKGPGFLEDYAFLARGAFDLYQVSGDVEHLAFALDLARVVEAEFWDAERRTLYFTPASGEGLVTRPQELSDQSTPSSLGVAVDLLFDLDSFVPDADFADVARQVLETHANRIQGNPMEHVSLALAAEKYHQGVLELTLAADERPAAWRETLAARYLPAAVVTQRPATDAGVGEWRSVLGLDETPPVWAGREARDGPTVYACEGFTCSPPKSSVDEALAWVESGVEE; encoded by the coding sequence ATGGACCACGCCGGACGCAACCGACTCGACGAGGAGGAGAGCCCCTATCTCCGCCAGCACGCCGACAACCCCGTCCACTGGCAGCCGTGGGACGAGCAGGCACTGGCGGAAGCGCGCGAGCGCGACGTCCCGGTCTTCCTCTCCATCGGCTACTCCGCCTGTCACTGGTGTCACGTCATGGAAGAAGAGTCGTTCGCCGACGAGGAGGTTGCGGCGTTCCTCAACGACAACTTCGTCCCCATCAAGGTCGACCGCGAGGAGCGCCCCGACATCGACTCGGTGTACATGACCATCTGCCAGCGGACCACGGGGCGCGGCGGGTGGCCGCTGTCGGTGTGGCTGACGCCCGACGGCCGGCCCTTCTTCGTCGGGACCTACTTCCCACCGACGGCCCGGCAGGGGATGCCCGGGTTCGTGGACGTGCTCGAACGCCTCGCCGAGTCGTGGGAACAGGACCGAGACGAGATAGAGAACCGCGCCGACCAGTGGAGTTCGTTACTCCGAAACGAACTGGAGGAGACGCCCGACTCCGGCGGAGAGGTCTCCTCGGAGGCGCTCTCGAACGCCACGAGCGCCGCGCTCCGCAGCGCCGACCGCGAGCACGGCGGGTTCGGGTCGTCGGGGCCGAAGTTCCCTCAACCATCGCGGCTCGACCTCCTCATGCGGTCGTACGTCCGGACCGGCCGCGACGAGCCCCTGCAGGTGGTCACGCGGACGCTCGACGCGATGGCCGACGGCGGACTGTACGACCACCTCGGCGGGGGCTTCCATCGGTACGCCACCGACCGCCAGTGGGTCGTCCCGCACTTCGAGAAGATGCTGTACGACAACGCCCTCCTCCCGCGGGTCTACCTCGGGGCGTACCAGCTCACGGGGACCGAGCGGTACGCACAGGTCGCTCGGGAGACGTTCGCCTTCCTCGACCGCGAACTCTCCCATCCCGGGGGCGGCTTCTACAGCACGCTCGACGCCCGGAGCGGGGGGGAGGAGGGGACGTTCTACGTGTGGACCCCCGAACAGGTCGCCGACGTCCTCGACGACGAGGAGTTGGTGAGTCTCGTCTGTGACCACTACGGTATTACACCCGGCGGGAACTTCGAGGGCGGGTCGACGGTCCTGACGCTCGCAGCGAGCCTCGCGGACCTCGCCGAGGAGTACGACGCTCCCGTCGAAGAGGTCCGCGAGCGCCTCGGCGAGGCCCGCGACCGCCTCTTCGCGGCCCGTGAGGAGCGCGTTCGGCCGGCGCGAGACGAGAAGGTGCTCGCCTCGTGGAACGGGATGGCGGTCTCGGCGCTGGCGATGGGCGGCCGCGTCCTCGACGAGACGTACACCGAGCGGGCCGCCGAGGCGCTCGCGTTCGTCCGCGAGGAGCTGTGGGACGCGGACGAGAGACGGCTCGCTCACCGATACAAGGACGGCGACGTGAAGGGCCCCGGGTTCCTCGAGGACTACGCCTTCCTCGCGCGCGGCGCGTTCGACCTGTATCAGGTGTCGGGCGACGTCGAACACCTCGCGTTCGCACTCGACCTCGCGCGGGTCGTCGAAGCGGAGTTCTGGGACGCGGAGCGACGGACGCTGTACTTCACACCCGCGAGCGGCGAGGGGCTGGTGACGCGACCACAGGAGCTGTCGGACCAGTCGACGCCGTCGTCGCTCGGGGTGGCGGTGGACCTCCTCTTCGACCTCGACAGCTTCGTGCCCGACGCCGACTTCGCCGACGTCGCACGGCAGGTGCTCGAGACGCACGCGAACCGCATCCAGGGCAACCCGATGGAGCACGTCTCGCTCGCGCTCGCCGCCGAGAAGTACCATCAGGGGGTGCTCGAACTCACGCTCGCGGCCGACGAGCGACCCGCGGCGTGGCGCGAAACGCTCGCGGCGCGCTACCTGCCCGCGGCCGTCGTCACACAGCGACCCGCAACCGACGCGGGAGTCGGCGAGTGGCGCTCGGTGCTGGGCCTCGACGAGACGCCGCCGGTCTGGGCGGGCCGGGAGGCGCGCGACGGCCCGACGGTGTACGCCTGCGAAGGATTCACCTGCTCGCCGCCGAAGTCGTCGGTCGACGAGGCGCTGGCGTGGGTCGAAAGCGGGGTCGAAGAGTAA
- a CDS encoding DUF7504 family protein, whose product MSSATDERVALHEDESSVLVHGAALAPRPSFDVTARLGSGRLTTVDVRFGRLPPGFELDAETRLVAPSAPDGLDDERVYSVGGPDSLTEYGVALTRVFEDVDGPILVELDSLTALLQHATLNAVFRFVHVLSGRVDREQAVLVASIDPGAHDEQTLATMTQPFDVAVTGEDGAHQIRRR is encoded by the coding sequence ATGAGTAGTGCAACGGACGAGCGGGTCGCCCTCCACGAAGACGAATCGTCGGTTCTCGTCCACGGGGCCGCGCTCGCGCCCCGGCCGTCGTTCGACGTAACCGCTCGCCTCGGCAGTGGCCGCCTCACCACGGTCGACGTCCGGTTCGGACGTCTCCCACCGGGGTTCGAGCTCGACGCCGAGACGCGGCTGGTCGCGCCGAGCGCCCCCGATGGACTCGATGACGAACGCGTCTACTCGGTCGGGGGGCCCGACAGTCTGACCGAATACGGCGTCGCGCTCACCCGGGTGTTCGAGGACGTCGACGGTCCGATTCTCGTCGAACTGGACTCACTGACCGCGCTGTTACAGCACGCCACGCTCAACGCCGTGTTCCGCTTCGTCCACGTCCTCAGCGGGCGGGTCGACAGGGAACAGGCGGTGCTCGTCGCCAGCATCGACCCCGGTGCTCACGACGAACAGACGCTCGCGACGATGACCCAGCCGTTCGACGTCGCCGTCACGGGCGAAGACGGCGCGCATCAAATCAGGCGGCGGTGA
- a CDS encoding response regulator: MNAFSRRSRVVVAAVALGLVGVRLLSVEYGARVDSTTLFLLGTAAAVLLVPWERLESFRGGNVEITVTRPEVKAAVETLQLDSRLETEQLLATIETLGSDVDTARGGRVLWVDDNPHKLLGERRILRALGVTVTTAASSERAVAILDEDNDFDLLVSDVQRVGESYRYNDGNRIHEGVNFVCRLRDHADPNIASMRVVFYASYPWEKLVEYTRPARERLPEADLVNTSGDLIEGVIRNLAAVRTDPIEYPGTTAQKKPTAYTTPTSGMPSVDMDSREGATALD, encoded by the coding sequence ATGAACGCGTTTTCCAGACGTTCGCGGGTCGTCGTGGCGGCCGTCGCGCTCGGACTCGTGGGGGTTCGGCTCCTGAGCGTCGAGTACGGCGCGCGCGTCGACTCGACCACACTCTTCCTCCTCGGTACGGCGGCGGCCGTCTTGCTCGTCCCGTGGGAACGGCTCGAGTCGTTCAGAGGCGGGAACGTCGAGATTACCGTGACACGGCCCGAGGTCAAAGCCGCAGTCGAGACACTCCAGTTAGACAGCCGGCTCGAAACCGAGCAGTTGCTGGCGACCATCGAAACCCTCGGTTCGGACGTCGACACTGCCCGCGGTGGGCGCGTCCTCTGGGTCGACGACAACCCGCACAAACTCCTGGGCGAGCGACGAATCCTTCGGGCGCTCGGGGTGACGGTCACGACGGCGGCGAGTTCGGAGCGGGCCGTCGCGATACTCGACGAGGACAACGACTTCGACCTGCTCGTCTCGGACGTCCAACGGGTGGGAGAGAGCTATCGGTACAACGACGGCAACAGGATACACGAAGGGGTGAACTTCGTCTGTCGGCTTCGCGACCACGCCGACCCGAACATCGCCAGCATGCGAGTCGTCTTCTACGCCAGCTACCCCTGGGAGAAACTGGTCGAATACACCCGACCCGCCAGAGAACGGCTCCCGGAGGCCGACCTCGTGAACACGTCCGGTGACCTCATCGAGGGAGTGATTCGGAACCTCGCAGCGGTCCGGACGGACCCCATCGAGTACCCCGGAACGACGGCACAGAAGAAACCGACTGCGTACACGACACCGACGTCAGGGATGCCGTCGGTCGACATGGACTCGAGAGAGGGTGCCACCGCGCTCGACTGA
- a CDS encoding Acg family FMN-binding oxidoreductase has translation MDRPADAGDPWAVSADEFPDDASPETQFAFLVRYAVLAPSSHNTQPWRFSVDDGGVDVYADTERWLPVADADRRELFVSVGCALENLLVAAERFDFDHEVTYFPDGTSDHPDDDRFVHVARVVLAPDGSRSALRGGLFEALTERSTNHGPFYGEVSPTTRGALAEAVTDADIWARFVESAETKAALGDLVTRADRRQFENPSYRRELGEWIGNGALEPSWVKAKLGQLVVTHLDLGDRQAATDSVLVESAPVVVALGSDADTLSARVRVGQTFERLALFATTEGLSVHPMSQVLELADLREELVETLGVETGVVQHLFRLGYADPEPGRSSRRPLAAVVD, from the coding sequence ATGGACCGTCCAGCAGACGCCGGAGACCCGTGGGCCGTGTCCGCGGACGAGTTCCCCGACGACGCGTCACCCGAGACGCAGTTCGCGTTCCTCGTCCGCTACGCGGTTCTCGCCCCTTCCAGCCACAACACCCAGCCGTGGCGCTTCTCGGTCGACGACGGCGGGGTCGACGTCTACGCCGACACCGAGCGGTGGCTGCCGGTCGCGGACGCCGACCGCAGAGAACTGTTCGTGAGCGTCGGCTGTGCGCTCGAGAACCTCCTCGTCGCCGCCGAGCGGTTCGACTTCGACCACGAGGTGACTTACTTCCCGGACGGGACGAGCGACCACCCGGACGACGACCGCTTCGTCCACGTCGCGCGGGTCGTGCTCGCACCCGACGGGTCGCGGTCGGCGCTCCGTGGCGGCCTGTTCGAGGCGCTCACCGAGCGGTCGACGAACCACGGCCCCTTCTACGGCGAGGTGTCGCCGACGACGCGCGGTGCGCTCGCCGAGGCTGTGACCGACGCCGACATCTGGGCCCGGTTCGTCGAGAGCGCGGAGACGAAGGCGGCGCTCGGCGACCTGGTAACCCGCGCCGACCGCAGACAGTTCGAGAACCCGTCGTACCGGCGCGAACTGGGCGAGTGGATCGGCAACGGGGCGCTCGAACCGTCGTGGGTGAAGGCCAAACTGGGGCAGTTGGTGGTGACGCATCTCGACCTCGGCGACCGGCAGGCGGCGACGGATTCGGTGCTCGTCGAGAGCGCGCCGGTGGTGGTCGCCCTCGGTTCGGACGCGGACACGCTGAGCGCGCGCGTCCGGGTGGGGCAGACGTTCGAGCGACTGGCACTGTTCGCGACCACCGAGGGGCTCTCGGTCCATCCGATGAGCCAGGTGCTCGAACTCGCCGACCTCCGCGAGGAACTGGTCGAGACGCTCGGCGTCGAGACGGGGGTCGTCCAGCACCTCTTCCGCCTCGGCTACGCGGACCCCGAACCGGGCCGGTCGTCGCGACGGCCGCTCGCGGCCGTCGTGGACTGA
- a CDS encoding tRNA sulfurtransferase: MAHTQADDVVVVGYGELGAKSSVVRRRMRRRLATNLDAVLADRGLDATVDQSWARLYVEGGDTDACARAAAETPGVVWTRPARRCEPTVEAAVETLCDLAATHPPDATFAVRASVVDDGEERELTGHDVERVGGRAILERVGGRVDLDDPDRVYRVECRSSGTFASVVQYDGPGGLPVGTQGTVVALVSGGIDSPVAAWQLLRRGCHVVPLYVDLGAYGGADHRARAVETTAFLGERAPNADTRLRVVPGGPVVERVVDETDDTRMLSLRRAMLRMAAVVADREGASALATGEVVGQKSSQTGPNLAVTDAVVDYPVHRPLLAWDKADVVARARELGTFDDATLPVGCERVAPPHPETAGTRAAVEAAEPDDLLDHAASVARDVEVVDETE, encoded by the coding sequence GTGGCCCACACTCAGGCGGACGACGTCGTCGTGGTCGGTTACGGCGAACTCGGAGCGAAGAGCAGTGTCGTCCGGCGGCGGATGCGCCGTCGCCTCGCGACGAACCTCGACGCCGTCTTAGCCGACCGCGGTCTCGATGCGACGGTCGACCAGTCGTGGGCGCGACTCTACGTCGAGGGTGGCGACACCGACGCCTGTGCGCGGGCGGCCGCCGAGACACCCGGCGTCGTCTGGACGCGGCCGGCGCGGCGCTGTGAGCCGACGGTCGAGGCGGCTGTCGAGACGCTGTGTGACCTCGCGGCGACCCACCCGCCGGACGCGACGTTCGCCGTCCGCGCCTCGGTCGTCGACGACGGGGAGGAACGGGAACTCACCGGGCACGACGTCGAGCGGGTCGGTGGTCGAGCGATACTCGAACGGGTCGGCGGCCGGGTCGACCTCGACGACCCCGACAGGGTGTATCGCGTGGAGTGCCGGTCGAGCGGGACGTTCGCGAGTGTCGTCCAGTACGACGGGCCGGGGGGCCTGCCGGTGGGCACCCAGGGGACCGTCGTGGCCCTCGTGAGCGGTGGCATCGACTCGCCCGTCGCCGCGTGGCAGCTCCTCCGCAGAGGCTGTCACGTCGTCCCGCTCTACGTCGACCTGGGCGCGTACGGGGGCGCTGACCACCGTGCGCGTGCGGTCGAGACCACGGCGTTCCTCGGGGAGCGCGCGCCGAACGCCGATACGAGACTCCGAGTCGTTCCCGGCGGACCGGTGGTCGAGCGCGTCGTGGACGAGACCGACGACACACGGATGCTCTCACTCCGGCGCGCGATGCTCCGGATGGCGGCCGTCGTCGCCGACCGCGAGGGCGCGAGCGCGCTCGCGACGGGCGAGGTCGTCGGACAGAAGTCGAGTCAGACCGGCCCGAACCTCGCGGTCACCGACGCCGTCGTCGACTACCCGGTACACCGACCGCTTTTGGCCTGGGACAAGGCCGACGTCGTCGCCCGTGCTCGCGAACTGGGGACGTTCGACGACGCGACCCTCCCCGTCGGTTGTGAACGGGTCGCCCCGCCGCACCCCGAGACGGCCGGGACGCGGGCGGCCGTCGAAGCCGCCGAACCGGACGACCTGCTCGACCACGCTGCCAGCGTCGCCCGCGACGTCGAGGTGGTCGACGAGACCGAGTGA
- a CDS encoding PLP-dependent cysteine synthase family protein, translated as MDRSILDTVGSPLVQVSSPEGTTVAAKVESKNPGGSAKDRPALAMVEAAEEAGDIEPGDALVEPTSGNTGIGLAVVSAAKGYDLTVVMPSSKSPERRGIMKAYGATIELVDGDISAAKDRADELEAEGMYQLRQFENPANPDAHYRTTGPEIIEQVGDREIDAFVAGVGTGGTISGTGRRLREAFPDMEVVAVEPADNAVLSGGEPGVDDFQGMGPGFVSPNLDVDLLDNVETVTIDDAEAECRRLAREEGILVGQSSGASNLVARQVAGRLADAGVDDPLVVTVYWDSGERYMSTGMFDA; from the coding sequence ATGGACCGGAGCATCCTCGACACCGTCGGCTCCCCGCTCGTACAGGTCTCGTCGCCCGAGGGGACGACAGTGGCGGCGAAGGTCGAGTCGAAGAACCCGGGCGGGTCGGCGAAGGACCGCCCCGCCCTGGCGATGGTCGAAGCGGCCGAGGAGGCCGGCGACATCGAACCCGGCGACGCCCTCGTCGAACCGACGAGTGGTAACACGGGAATCGGGCTCGCCGTCGTCTCCGCGGCGAAGGGGTACGACCTCACCGTCGTGATGCCCTCGTCGAAGTCGCCGGAGCGCCGCGGCATCATGAAGGCGTACGGAGCGACCATCGAACTGGTCGACGGCGACATCTCCGCCGCGAAAGACCGTGCGGACGAACTCGAGGCCGAGGGGATGTACCAGCTTCGACAGTTCGAGAACCCCGCCAACCCCGACGCTCACTACCGGACGACCGGCCCGGAGATCATCGAACAGGTCGGCGACCGCGAGATCGACGCGTTCGTCGCCGGCGTCGGGACCGGGGGGACCATCTCGGGGACGGGTCGACGCCTCCGCGAGGCGTTCCCCGACATGGAGGTCGTCGCCGTCGAGCCCGCCGACAACGCCGTCCTCTCCGGCGGCGAACCCGGCGTGGACGACTTCCAGGGGATGGGGCCGGGGTTCGTCTCGCCGAACCTCGACGTCGACCTCCTCGACAACGTCGAGACCGTCACCATCGACGACGCGGAAGCCGAGTGCCGGCGGCTGGCGCGCGAGGAGGGCATTCTCGTGGGGCAGTCGAGCGGCGCGTCGAACCTCGTCGCCCGCCAGGTGGCCGGCCGGCTGGCGGACGCGGGTGTCGACGACCCGCTCGTCGTCACCGTGTACTGGGACAGCGGCGAGCGCTACATGTCGACCGGGATGTTCGACGCGTAA
- a CDS encoding DUF5804 family protein has protein sequence MTRVCIVGSDDVNLRYELLSRETSRAALSTYDLDEPFFNAVAVDTVSLGAAVALLNDLNWYLVRFADRSLVCDPSIDEQEWLSRDLATKVRDGRLDPDETDEYVAIFGVVDGRLAEPMFAARVEGGLPEYDLRDVDETVVVRLTAAEYDAG, from the coding sequence GTGACGCGGGTCTGTATCGTCGGCTCCGATGACGTGAACCTCCGCTACGAACTCCTCTCGCGGGAGACGTCGCGAGCGGCGCTGTCGACGTACGACCTCGACGAGCCCTTCTTCAACGCGGTCGCCGTCGACACGGTGAGCCTCGGCGCGGCGGTCGCGCTCCTCAACGACCTGAACTGGTATCTCGTGCGCTTCGCCGACCGGTCGCTCGTGTGCGACCCCTCCATCGACGAGCAGGAGTGGCTCTCGCGCGACCTCGCGACGAAAGTCAGAGACGGGCGACTCGACCCCGACGAGACCGACGAGTACGTGGCCATCTTCGGTGTCGTCGACGGCCGACTGGCCGAACCCATGTTCGCCGCACGTGTCGAGGGCGGCCTGCCCGAGTACGACCTCCGCGACGTGGACGAGACGGTCGTCGTTCGCCTGACGGCCGCGGAGTACGACGCGGGATAA
- a CDS encoding ATP-binding protein — MSSLSPPVYVEALHSADTPMLIFDLNFLVRDVNRAGQSFTGYTRDELVGEPVSVLAGDDDVVDEIVETLIRGEPWQGEFGLQTKFGTRVYGRGSTAPIIVGGKTKGYVAVFVDTTKQRRYASTSRVLSRLLRHDLRNELNLLYGYVDQAAAQTDDPDALDALERAREQVMQVVGRSDRVRKLRELLEQSYDAESSPVRLAEALEERVTAAQRRFPDAEFSLDHVPGVRVYADDLLPAALDALLENAVVHNDKEVPRVTVDAVDRQTDVLIRICDNGPGVPPAQRDLIFGREDEDVVHHGTGLGLFLVDNIVDNYDGAVWVEDNDPEGAVFAVRLQHASDAVVEQDAVEPSVED, encoded by the coding sequence ATGTCTTCGCTGTCCCCGCCTGTCTACGTCGAAGCTCTCCACAGCGCAGATACCCCGATGCTCATCTTCGATCTGAACTTCCTCGTCCGCGACGTCAACCGCGCGGGGCAGTCGTTCACGGGCTACACCCGCGATGAACTGGTCGGTGAACCCGTCTCGGTCCTCGCCGGTGACGACGACGTCGTCGACGAGATCGTCGAGACGCTCATCCGCGGCGAACCCTGGCAGGGTGAGTTCGGTCTGCAGACGAAGTTCGGCACCCGGGTGTACGGCCGGGGTTCGACGGCTCCGATCATCGTCGGCGGGAAGACGAAAGGGTACGTCGCGGTCTTCGTCGACACGACGAAGCAGCGCCGGTACGCCAGCACCTCGCGCGTGCTGAGCCGACTGCTCCGCCACGACCTGCGCAACGAACTGAACCTCCTGTACGGCTACGTCGACCAGGCCGCGGCGCAGACGGACGACCCCGACGCGCTCGACGCCCTCGAGCGGGCGCGCGAGCAGGTGATGCAGGTCGTCGGCCGCTCCGACCGCGTCCGCAAACTCCGTGAACTCCTCGAGCAGTCGTACGACGCCGAGAGCAGCCCCGTCCGTCTCGCGGAGGCACTCGAAGAGCGTGTCACCGCCGCCCAGCGGCGGTTTCCCGACGCCGAGTTCTCGCTCGACCACGTTCCGGGGGTGCGCGTGTACGCCGACGACCTCCTCCCCGCGGCGCTCGACGCCCTCCTCGAGAACGCGGTGGTCCACAACGACAAGGAGGTCCCGCGCGTGACGGTCGACGCCGTCGACAGGCAGACCGACGTGCTCATCAGGATCTGTGACAACGGCCCGGGCGTCCCCCCCGCACAGCGCGACCTCATCTTCGGCCGCGAAGACGAGGACGTCGTTCACCACGGAACCGGCCTCGGACTGTTCTTGGTCGACAACATCGTCGACAACTACGACGGGGCGGTCTGGGTCGAGGACAACGACCCTGAGGGCGCGGTGTTCGCCGTCCGCCTCCAGCACGCCTCCGACGCAGTCGTCGAACAGGACGCCGTGGAGCCGAGCGTCGAAGACTGA
- the purD gene encoding phosphoribosylamine--glycine ligase has product MTETVLLVGGGGREHAIARAVADDCALYACASNRNPGIARLAERVETIGETDVDDIVAYADEVGATLAVIGPESALEAGVADALDESGVYTFGPRKEDARIETDKAYQRRFMQENDVPGCPAFEVFDDVEAACDYIDAFDGDLAVKPAGLTGGKGVKVIGDQVDEAGAKAYLREEQYDRVVLEERLVGEEFTVQAFVANGDVRVTPAVQDHKRAYEGDEGPNTGGMGSYSDASLDLPFMTEGDYAAAVEVIEAVVDALPDYKGVLYGQFMLTTEGPKVVEFNARFGDPEAMNTLPVLRTPFLDVLTAAREGEPLPELHFDEQATVCKYAVPDGYPTDPVAGAKITVDEESVGNALLFYASVDAREDGIYTTTSRSFAVVGLGDTIEKAEAVADGALAAAGEGLRVRHDIGKHDLVRRRIDHMNELRGE; this is encoded by the coding sequence ATGACGGAGACCGTACTCTTGGTGGGAGGAGGCGGCCGCGAACACGCCATCGCCCGTGCAGTCGCCGACGACTGTGCCCTGTACGCCTGCGCGTCGAACCGCAACCCGGGCATCGCCCGCCTCGCCGAGCGAGTCGAGACCATCGGCGAGACCGACGTCGACGACATCGTCGCCTACGCCGACGAGGTCGGCGCGACGCTGGCCGTAATCGGCCCCGAGTCGGCGCTCGAAGCCGGCGTCGCGGACGCGCTCGACGAGAGCGGGGTGTACACCTTCGGCCCCCGGAAAGAAGACGCACGCATCGAGACCGACAAGGCGTACCAGCGCCGGTTCATGCAGGAGAACGACGTCCCGGGCTGTCCGGCGTTCGAGGTGTTCGACGACGTCGAGGCCGCCTGCGACTACATCGACGCGTTCGACGGCGACCTCGCGGTCAAGCCCGCCGGCCTGACAGGTGGGAAGGGCGTCAAGGTCATCGGCGACCAGGTCGACGAGGCGGGTGCGAAGGCGTACCTCCGCGAGGAACAGTACGACAGAGTCGTCCTCGAGGAACGGCTGGTCGGCGAGGAGTTCACCGTCCAGGCGTTCGTCGCCAACGGCGACGTCCGCGTGACGCCGGCGGTCCAGGACCACAAGCGCGCCTACGAGGGTGACGAGGGACCCAACACGGGCGGGATGGGGTCGTACTCGGACGCCTCGCTCGACCTGCCGTTCATGACCGAGGGTGACTACGCCGCGGCCGTCGAGGTCATCGAGGCCGTCGTCGACGCCCTGCCCGACTACAAAGGCGTCCTGTACGGGCAGTTCATGCTCACCACCGAGGGGCCGAAGGTCGTCGAGTTCAACGCCCGCTTCGGCGACCCCGAGGCGATGAACACGCTTCCGGTGCTCCGGACGCCGTTCCTCGACGTCCTGACCGCCGCCCGAGAGGGCGAACCGCTCCCCGAACTCCACTTCGACGAGCAGGCGACGGTGTGCAAGTACGCCGTCCCCGACGGCTACCCCACCGACCCCGTCGCGGGGGCGAAGATAACGGTCGACGAGGAGAGCGTCGGCAACGCCCTGCTGTTCTACGCCTCGGTCGACGCCCGCGAGGACGGCATCTACACCACCACGTCGCGGTCGTTCGCCGTCGTCGGCCTCGGCGACACCATCGAGAAGGCCGAAGCCGTCGCCGACGGCGCGCTCGCCGCCGCCGGGGAGGGCCTCCGGGTCCGCCACGACATCGGCAAGCACGACCTGGTCAGACGGCGCATCGACCACATGAACGAACTCCGCGGCGAGTAA
- a CDS encoding acyltransferase has product MRWTEAKSPLAVSRNYAVVLLARASPSLRLKNHLFRALGMRVGAGVAWGLESTPDVFWPELITVEDDAIIGYDATLLCHEFLQEEYRTGEVHVGERAMIGAGAVVLPGVRIGADAQVAANSLVDRDVPPGATVAGVPARVVSREDAAND; this is encoded by the coding sequence ATGCGGTGGACCGAAGCGAAGTCGCCGCTCGCGGTGTCGCGGAACTACGCGGTCGTCCTCCTCGCCCGCGCCTCCCCGAGCCTCCGGCTGAAGAACCACCTCTTCCGGGCGCTCGGGATGCGCGTGGGAGCGGGCGTCGCGTGGGGCTTGGAGTCGACGCCGGACGTCTTCTGGCCCGAACTCATCACCGTCGAGGACGACGCCATCATCGGGTACGACGCGACGCTCCTCTGTCACGAGTTCCTCCAGGAGGAGTATCGGACCGGGGAGGTACACGTGGGTGAACGGGCGATGATCGGGGCCGGAGCGGTCGTCCTCCCGGGGGTCCGAATCGGCGCGGACGCACAGGTGGCCGCGAACTCGCTCGTCGACCGGGACGTCCCGCCGGGGGCGACAGTCGCCGGCGTCCCCGCGCGTGTCGTCTCCCGAGAGGACGCGGCGAACGACTAG
- a CDS encoding thioredoxin domain-containing protein, whose product MSETQRLETMQPNPAWDADSYPDVVDALSRDGLVFKVWGGDWCKDCRSQLPDFGAALAAAGVPEENVGHYPVEKADDGSKVGPGVDEYDIERIPTVVVERDGAELVRFVEDADAPIAVYLAERLAADDIEADD is encoded by the coding sequence ATGAGCGAGACCCAGCGACTCGAGACGATGCAGCCGAACCCCGCGTGGGACGCCGACTCCTACCCGGACGTGGTCGACGCCCTCTCGCGGGACGGCCTCGTGTTCAAGGTGTGGGGCGGCGACTGGTGCAAGGACTGCCGGTCGCAGTTGCCCGACTTCGGTGCCGCGCTGGCGGCCGCGGGGGTCCCCGAGGAGAACGTCGGCCACTACCCCGTCGAGAAGGCAGACGACGGGTCGAAGGTCGGGCCGGGCGTCGACGAGTACGACATCGAACGCATTCCGACGGTCGTCGTCGAACGCGACGGCGCGGAACTCGTGCGGTTCGTCGAGGACGCCGACGCCCCCATCGCGGTGTACCTCGCAGAGCGGCTCGCGGCCGACGACATCGAAGCCGACGACTGA